A single Streptomyces sp. Edi2 DNA region contains:
- a CDS encoding PadR family transcriptional regulator — translation MLTLCILGFLDEEPLHAYDLRARISGLSGHVRPVSDGALYPAIKRLEAAGHLTRHTEPGERATPRQVLTLTASGRAEFLRRLREPADLEITDRNSFFILLAFLGRLPDPADQARVLRRRLAFMDEPGSYFYEDGRPLRARDMTDRFRRGMLHLAHATSKADRAWLERTVGELAADI, via the coding sequence GTGCTCACCCTCTGCATCCTCGGATTCCTCGACGAGGAACCCCTGCACGCCTACGACCTGCGCGCCCGCATCTCCGGCCTCAGCGGCCATGTGCGTCCCGTGAGCGACGGAGCTCTCTACCCCGCCATCAAGCGACTGGAGGCCGCCGGGCACCTCACCCGCCACACCGAGCCCGGCGAACGTGCCACACCCCGCCAGGTCCTCACCCTCACCGCATCCGGACGGGCCGAATTCCTGCGCCGGCTACGCGAGCCCGCCGACCTCGAGATCACCGACCGCAACTCCTTCTTCATCCTGCTGGCCTTCCTCGGCCGGCTGCCCGACCCGGCAGACCAGGCCCGCGTACTACGCCGTCGCCTCGCCTTCATGGACGAGCCCGGCAGCTACTTCTACGAGGACGGCCGCCCGCTGCGCGCCCGCGACATGACCGACCGCTTCCGGCGCGGCATGCTCCACCTCGCCCACGCCACCAGCAAGGCCGACCGCGCCTGGCTGGAGCGCACCGTCGGAGAGCTGGCAGCCGACATCTAA
- a CDS encoding alpha/beta hydrolase: MTTATTQYFRTPDGIRLAYLDLGGTGRPVLALHGAYGRGRSLLGLADHLGPGYRLIALDQRGHGLSDHPDDYGREGYIGDAAALVEHLGLGPVAIVGHSLGGITAYQLAAKRPGLVAAVVVVDFPAEYRAPLGDDQLLALPTRFPSMRAMLDALAFADEPRHFTESAVEEPEGWRFLWRAEEVHATKAAVRGDWWDDFTAAKQPLMVVRGGRSPVVPRRHAEEMVRRRPGTEVVTIDGHHDFYLTHQAELGVTVREFLDRTAPSSV, from the coding sequence ATGACGACGGCAACCACGCAGTACTTCCGCACCCCGGACGGCATACGGCTCGCCTACCTCGACCTGGGTGGCACCGGCCGCCCCGTCCTCGCACTGCACGGCGCCTACGGACGCGGCCGGTCCCTGCTCGGGCTCGCCGACCACCTCGGCCCCGGATACCGGCTCATCGCGCTCGACCAGCGCGGCCACGGACTCTCCGACCACCCCGACGACTACGGGCGGGAGGGCTATATCGGCGATGCGGCGGCGCTCGTCGAACACCTCGGCCTCGGCCCCGTGGCGATCGTCGGACACTCACTCGGCGGCATCACCGCGTATCAACTGGCCGCGAAGCGACCGGGATTGGTCGCGGCCGTGGTCGTGGTGGACTTTCCGGCGGAGTACCGGGCGCCGCTCGGCGACGATCAACTGCTCGCGCTGCCGACGCGCTTCCCGAGCATGCGGGCGATGCTGGACGCACTCGCGTTTGCGGACGAGCCCCGGCACTTCACCGAGAGCGCGGTGGAGGAACCGGAGGGCTGGCGGTTCCTGTGGCGGGCGGAGGAAGTGCACGCCACCAAGGCCGCCGTCCGGGGCGACTGGTGGGACGACTTCACCGCCGCCAAGCAGCCGCTGATGGTCGTGCGGGGCGGGCGCAGTCCGGTCGTCCCGCGCCGGCACGCCGAGGAGATGGTGCGTCGCCGGCCCGGCACGGAGGTCGTGACGATCGACGGGCACCACGACTTCTACCTCACGCACCAGGCGGAGCTGGGTGTGACGGTAAGGGAATTCCTGGACCGCACGGCTCCGTCGTCGGTGTAA
- a CDS encoding VOC family protein, which produces MDILGTSLRVCVGDLDAAVGVYERLTGAEAVRFQRGGVAVAAVGCFFLMSGPEAELSVLRKITATIAVKDVDDAVADLRAVGADIVAGPLPTPIGRNLVARHPDGSIFEYVDRKQEAEA; this is translated from the coding sequence ATGGACATTCTCGGGACCTCATTGCGGGTGTGCGTCGGCGATCTCGATGCGGCGGTCGGCGTCTACGAACGGCTGACCGGCGCCGAAGCGGTCCGCTTCCAGCGCGGCGGAGTGGCGGTCGCGGCCGTCGGATGCTTCTTCCTGATGAGCGGTCCCGAAGCGGAGTTGTCGGTGCTGCGGAAGATCACAGCGACCATCGCCGTCAAGGATGTGGACGACGCGGTGGCCGATCTGAGGGCCGTCGGCGCGGACATCGTCGCCGGTCCGCTGCCGACACCCATCGGCCGCAATCTGGTCGCCCGCCACCCGGACGGCTCAATCTTCGAGTACGTCGACCGGAAGCAGGAGGCGGAGGCCTAG
- a CDS encoding NADP-dependent oxidoreductase, which translates to MKAIIAKSYGGPEVLEHTDRPDPKVGPDSFLIRVKAAGVNPVDWKIVAGYLDPMMDVHFPLIPGWDVAGVVEAVGADATEYAVGDEVIGYVRRDEVQQGTYAELVAAPVRTLARKPASLSWQQAAGLPLAGLTAYQSLKRVDAKAGETVLVHAAAGGVGSLAVQIAVARGARVIGTASERNHDFLRSLGAEPVTYGDGLADRVRALAPEGVDAAVDFVGGGAVEVSQELLKDRSRVASIADGEARNKGGHMVWVRPDTADLTALGALADAGKLTVPVEVIFPLSEAAEAFRRSMAGRTRGKIVLEVS; encoded by the coding sequence ATGAAAGCAATCATCGCAAAGAGCTACGGCGGCCCCGAGGTCCTCGAACACACCGACCGCCCCGATCCGAAGGTGGGCCCGGACTCCTTCCTGATCCGGGTCAAGGCGGCCGGGGTCAACCCGGTGGACTGGAAGATCGTCGCCGGCTATCTGGACCCGATGATGGACGTGCACTTCCCGCTCATTCCCGGGTGGGACGTGGCGGGCGTGGTCGAGGCGGTGGGCGCGGACGCCACGGAGTACGCGGTCGGCGACGAGGTCATCGGCTATGTGCGCAGGGACGAGGTGCAGCAGGGCACCTACGCCGAGTTGGTCGCCGCGCCGGTCAGGACGCTGGCGCGCAAGCCCGCCTCGCTCAGCTGGCAGCAGGCCGCCGGACTTCCGCTCGCCGGCCTGACGGCCTATCAGTCGCTCAAGCGGGTCGACGCGAAGGCGGGCGAAACGGTCCTGGTGCATGCCGCAGCAGGAGGTGTCGGCTCCCTCGCCGTCCAGATCGCGGTGGCACGGGGCGCCCGCGTCATCGGCACGGCGAGCGAGCGCAACCACGACTTCCTGCGCTCCCTGGGCGCCGAGCCGGTCACCTACGGTGACGGTCTCGCCGACCGGGTGCGGGCTCTGGCGCCCGAAGGCGTCGACGCGGCCGTGGACTTCGTCGGCGGTGGCGCCGTGGAGGTCTCGCAGGAACTCCTCAAGGACCGCAGCCGGGTGGCGTCGATCGCCGACGGTGAGGCCAGGAACAAGGGCGGCCACATGGTGTGGGTGCGCCCGGACACCGCCGATCTGACCGCCCTCGGCGCACTCGCGGACGCCGGAAAGCTGACCGTGCCGGTCGAGGTGATCTTCCCGCTCTCCGAGGCCGCCGAGGCGTTCCGGCGGAGCATGGCCGGGCGGACCCGCGGCAAGATCGTCCTTGAGGTGTCCTGA
- a CDS encoding DUF5107 domain-containing protein, whose protein sequence is MATRVRRNTLTLPAAPLGPDNPLPALCVGQDLHRIETRDAHLPADMARQIDGAPLRSILPTRMRDGYGRTRRPTGLDALVIENDRLRATVLPGLGGRVYSLHHKPTGRELLYRNPVWQPAAFALNGAWFSGGIEWNIGATGHTTLACAPLHAARVPAPDGGEMLRLWEWERLRDLPFQVDLWLPDGSDFLHVGVRIRNPHPHTVPVYWWSNIAVPEDERTRVLAPADEAWHFGYERNLRRVPVPGLDGVDRTYPLRSEHPADYFYEVPDGARRWITSLDADGRGLVQTSTDTLRGRKLFLWGAGRAGRRWQQWLTEPGTGGYAEIQAGLARTQLEQVPLDAGGEFTWLEAYGPLAADAATVHGADWGAARREVAARLEAALPRADVDAAYAAWLPYADQEPKEPLATGSGWGALETVRAGLELPGTPFDAATLGAEQEPWLTLLRTGDLPAGRPVPGPALVGPAWRDLLESAPSGAATDYHLGLAQWHAGDRAQAVRSWERALGHGGAGALPLYCLAVAEAEAGETGRAADRYLQACDEAARAAAEPGQDAREWRAVCSALVREAVPVLLAAGRTDEAARLLAALPQPGPADGRFRLLTAQVLLAQGQPSAAREIFDAGFEIAALREGEEALADTWYAIAERLVAGGGPVTEQVRAEARSRHPLPERYEYRMRPV, encoded by the coding sequence GTGGCCACGAGAGTGCGACGCAACACCCTGACCCTCCCCGCAGCCCCCCTCGGCCCCGACAACCCCCTCCCCGCGCTGTGCGTCGGCCAGGACCTGCACCGCATCGAGACCCGGGACGCCCACCTGCCCGCCGATATGGCACGGCAGATCGACGGTGCGCCGCTGCGCTCGATCCTGCCGACGCGGATGCGCGACGGCTATGGCCGCACCCGCCGCCCCACCGGCCTCGACGCGCTGGTCATCGAGAACGACCGGCTGCGCGCCACCGTCCTGCCCGGCCTCGGCGGCCGGGTGTACTCCCTGCACCACAAGCCCACCGGCCGGGAACTGCTGTACCGCAACCCGGTGTGGCAGCCCGCGGCCTTCGCCCTCAACGGCGCCTGGTTCTCCGGCGGCATCGAATGGAACATCGGCGCCACCGGCCACACCACCCTCGCCTGTGCCCCGCTGCACGCCGCCCGTGTCCCGGCGCCGGACGGCGGGGAGATGCTGCGGCTGTGGGAGTGGGAACGGCTGCGCGACCTGCCCTTCCAGGTGGACCTGTGGCTGCCCGACGGCTCCGACTTCCTCCACGTGGGAGTCCGGATCCGTAACCCGCACCCCCACACCGTCCCCGTCTACTGGTGGTCCAACATCGCCGTTCCCGAGGACGAGCGCACCCGTGTCCTGGCCCCCGCCGACGAGGCCTGGCACTTCGGCTACGAACGGAACCTGCGCCGCGTCCCGGTCCCCGGCCTCGACGGCGTCGACCGGACCTACCCGCTGCGCAGCGAGCACCCCGCCGACTACTTCTACGAGGTACCCGACGGCGCCCGCCGCTGGATCACCTCCCTGGACGCCGACGGCCGCGGCCTGGTGCAGACCTCCACCGACACCCTGCGCGGCCGCAAGCTCTTCCTGTGGGGCGCCGGCCGGGCCGGGCGGCGCTGGCAGCAGTGGCTCACCGAGCCGGGCACCGGCGGCTACGCCGAGATCCAGGCCGGTCTGGCCCGTACGCAGCTGGAGCAGGTACCGCTCGACGCGGGTGGGGAGTTCACCTGGCTGGAGGCCTACGGGCCGCTGGCCGCCGACGCCGCGACCGTGCACGGCGCGGACTGGGGCGCGGCCCGCCGAGAGGTCGCGGCCCGGCTGGAAGCCGCCCTGCCGCGCGCGGACGTCGATGCCGCGTACGCCGCCTGGCTGCCGTACGCCGACCAGGAACCGAAGGAGCCGCTGGCCACCGGCTCCGGCTGGGGCGCGCTGGAGACCGTCCGCGCGGGTCTGGAACTGCCCGGTACACCCTTCGACGCGGCCACGCTGGGCGCGGAGCAGGAGCCCTGGCTGACACTGCTCAGAACCGGGGACCTGCCGGCCGGCCGCCCGGTGCCAGGACCGGCGCTGGTCGGGCCGGCCTGGCGCGATCTGCTGGAGTCCGCTCCCTCGGGCGCGGCCACCGACTATCACCTGGGGCTCGCCCAGTGGCACGCCGGCGACCGCGCCCAGGCGGTCCGCAGCTGGGAGCGTGCGCTCGGGCACGGTGGCGCGGGGGCTCTGCCGCTGTACTGCCTGGCCGTCGCCGAAGCGGAGGCGGGTGAGACCGGCCGCGCCGCGGACCGCTACCTGCAGGCCTGCGACGAAGCGGCGCGGGCGGCAGCGGAGCCGGGCCAGGATGCGCGGGAGTGGCGGGCGGTGTGCTCCGCCCTCGTCCGGGAGGCGGTGCCCGTGCTGCTCGCGGCCGGCCGTACCGACGAGGCGGCGCGGCTGCTGGCGGCCCTGCCGCAGCCCGGTCCGGCCGACGGCCGCTTCCGGTTGCTGACCGCACAGGTGCTGCTCGCCCAGGGGCAGCCGTCCGCCGCCCGGGAGATCTTCGACGCCGGCTTCGAGATCGCCGCGCTGCGGGAGGGCGAGGAGGCGCTGGCCGACACCTGGTACGCCATCGCCGAGCGGCTGGTCGCGGGCGGCGGACCGGTCACCGAACAGGTCCGCGCCGAGGCCCGTTCCCGGCATCCGCTCCCGGAGCGGTACGAGTACCGGATGCGGCCGGTGTAG
- a CDS encoding arginase family protein: protein MRRTVLIDAPSNLGLRPPAPGTVPGCYKLAGALREQGLLRRLGALEGGVVVPPRYDLGEWREGDGDFNAPALAAYTGKLATRVQEHVRSGDFPVVLGGDCSILLGVVLALRRLGRYGVAYLDGHGDFRHPGNTAVSGPLGAAAGEGLAQITGRGQADLTDIEGLRPYVRDEDLRALGLRDADEDQEELTALGIGHAPVGEIRRRGPETVARDVLAHFARSPLDGFWIHLDADVLDPSVMPAVDSPDPGGLLLSELRALLDPLAASPRCVGINVTIYDPDRDPEGTGAVLLADLLEDLFAQP from the coding sequence ATGCGCCGGACCGTACTGATCGATGCCCCTTCCAACCTGGGCCTGCGGCCGCCCGCGCCCGGCACCGTCCCCGGCTGCTACAAGCTCGCGGGCGCGCTGCGCGAACAGGGGCTGCTGCGGCGCTTGGGCGCGCTGGAGGGCGGTGTGGTGGTGCCGCCGCGCTACGACCTTGGGGAGTGGCGGGAGGGAGACGGAGACTTCAACGCCCCCGCCCTCGCCGCCTATACGGGCAAGCTCGCCACGCGCGTCCAGGAGCACGTCCGCAGCGGTGACTTCCCGGTGGTGCTGGGCGGGGACTGCAGCATTCTGCTCGGGGTGGTGCTCGCGCTGCGGCGGCTGGGGCGGTACGGCGTGGCCTACCTCGACGGGCACGGCGACTTCCGGCACCCGGGCAATACGGCGGTCTCCGGTCCGCTCGGTGCCGCGGCCGGGGAGGGCCTGGCGCAGATCACCGGGCGCGGGCAGGCGGACCTCACCGATATCGAGGGGCTGCGGCCGTACGTCCGCGACGAGGATCTGCGCGCGCTGGGCCTGCGCGACGCCGACGAGGACCAAGAGGAGTTGACCGCCCTCGGCATCGGCCACGCCCCGGTCGGCGAGATCCGCCGTCGCGGCCCGGAGACGGTGGCCCGCGACGTCCTCGCCCACTTCGCGCGCTCGCCCCTCGACGGCTTCTGGATCCATCTCGACGCGGACGTCCTCGACCCGTCCGTCATGCCGGCCGTCGACAGCCCCGACCCGGGAGGCCTGCTCCTCTCCGAACTCCGCGCGCTGCTGGACCCGTTGGCCGCCTCGCCGCGTTGTGTCGGCATCAACGTCACCATCTACGACCCGGACCGCGACCCCGAGGGGACCGGCGCGGTGCTGCTCGCCGATCTCCTTGAAGACCTCTTTGCGCAACCCTGA
- a CDS encoding LysE family transporter, which translates to MTAAVVGFALFALVMTMTPGPDTLLVLRNCVRGGRRTGAATAVGAALGSLAWAVAAAVGLAAALQRWDAAFTVVRLAGAAYLALLGAQALWAHRRSGAVAGSGDAPSAAPPDCSAARLGPVRAFRQGLLSCLLNPKVGIFFVAVVPQFLPDGHSVLGATLFLGAIDAAIAAGWLLLVVVCAGRLLERLRRPRVHRNLERATGGVLLALGVGTAAETVGG; encoded by the coding sequence GTGACGGCTGCGGTAGTGGGCTTTGCGCTGTTCGCCCTGGTGATGACGATGACTCCCGGCCCGGACACCCTGTTGGTGCTGCGTAACTGCGTGCGGGGCGGACGGCGTACGGGGGCGGCCACGGCCGTCGGCGCCGCGCTCGGTTCGCTCGCCTGGGCGGTCGCCGCGGCGGTCGGGCTCGCGGCGGCACTGCAGCGGTGGGATGCGGCGTTCACCGTCGTACGGCTGGCCGGCGCGGCCTATCTGGCGCTGCTGGGCGCGCAGGCGCTGTGGGCCCACCGGCGGTCGGGCGCGGTCGCCGGGTCCGGGGACGCGCCCTCGGCGGCGCCACCGGACTGCTCCGCCGCGCGCCTGGGACCGGTGCGGGCCTTCCGGCAGGGGCTGTTGAGCTGTCTGCTCAACCCCAAGGTCGGCATCTTCTTCGTGGCCGTGGTGCCGCAGTTCCTGCCCGACGGGCACTCGGTCCTGGGGGCGACGCTGTTCCTGGGCGCGATCGATGCCGCCATCGCGGCGGGCTGGCTGCTGCTGGTCGTCGTCTGCGCCGGCCGACTCCTGGAGCGGCTACGCCGGCCCCGCGTCCACCGCAACCTGGAGCGCGCGACGGGCGGGGTGCTCCTTGCGCTCGGGGTAGGGACGGCGGCAGAGACCGTCGGGGGGTAG
- a CDS encoding DUF6204 family protein — MATQHTYRVIVRGKWDDLTPQSRAELLAEVDDHGLAQHRFTPEGSLVYDRALHSFSYRFVIVSDAADGEEMAAALAEDKAERALKAAGLGWRELRSTATDMDTMKINRKSR, encoded by the coding sequence ATGGCGACCCAGCACACCTACCGAGTCATCGTCCGCGGCAAGTGGGATGATCTCACGCCGCAGTCGCGGGCCGAGCTGCTCGCCGAGGTGGACGACCACGGCCTGGCACAGCACCGGTTCACGCCCGAGGGCTCCCTGGTGTACGACAGGGCGCTGCACTCCTTCAGCTACCGCTTCGTCATCGTCTCGGACGCGGCGGACGGCGAGGAGATGGCGGCCGCGCTCGCCGAGGACAAGGCGGAACGTGCGCTGAAGGCCGCCGGCCTCGGCTGGCGGGAACTGCGGTCCACGGCCACCGACATGGACACCATGAAGATCAACCGCAAGTCCCGCTAG
- a CDS encoding alpha/beta hydrolase: protein MPTFAIRLVHFTGRLLLALAAVATPVVVFLALIALTDGAGSGLAAWLTTLGVGAVLAMWRGRRRTWPVRLVPFLPVVVAAALTAAVCIPTVPKDRRYPPALPFVTTQHWSLPTGSRVAVYHYPPANPGTRHPIPFVYLNGGPVRGISVHDHRFLQLLARQGYDVYTYEQAGGGRSDLLPMGQYTISRSVRDLAAFIDRLNKGKVDMLGFSSGGVVLTRALADPSVAARLHRAIIAEPGPMDGPTAHITGHKGRKSAQGLAPAMTGPRSTHVPRYAVAFGLMRLGLLTPDTGLIGQAEGDNAFTAADLGSDTASAYCARDAHRIPAENTAQNFSFSPAASLRVEQTVKDSPSIAPLLRRSRTPAMLMIAECSSQVRQWETSILAHDPAIQRTQYMPGVGHHMWNGLDDNNDRAAAVITAFLQDKPAPLPNYPTRDEILTFLRERK from the coding sequence GTGCCCACGTTCGCCATACGCCTCGTCCACTTCACCGGACGCTTACTGCTGGCCCTGGCCGCTGTCGCGACGCCGGTCGTCGTCTTTCTCGCACTGATCGCCCTCACGGACGGGGCAGGCTCGGGGCTCGCCGCATGGCTGACGACCCTTGGAGTCGGGGCTGTCCTCGCCATGTGGCGGGGTCGGCGCCGCACTTGGCCGGTGCGGCTCGTGCCGTTCCTGCCGGTGGTTGTCGCGGCGGCATTGACGGCGGCGGTCTGCATCCCGACCGTGCCGAAGGACCGGCGGTACCCGCCCGCCCTGCCGTTCGTGACCACGCAGCACTGGAGCCTGCCCACAGGCAGCCGGGTCGCGGTGTATCACTACCCGCCCGCGAACCCCGGCACCAGGCATCCCATCCCGTTCGTATACCTCAACGGCGGACCGGTCCGTGGCATCTCGGTGCACGACCACCGGTTCCTGCAACTCCTGGCACGCCAGGGCTACGACGTCTACACCTACGAACAGGCCGGTGGCGGACGAAGCGACCTGCTCCCCATGGGCCAGTACACGATCTCCAGGTCGGTCCGCGACCTCGCCGCCTTCATCGACCGCCTCAACAAGGGCAAGGTCGACATGCTCGGATTCTCCTCAGGCGGGGTCGTGCTCACCCGAGCCCTGGCCGACCCGAGCGTCGCCGCACGCTTGCACCGGGCGATCATCGCCGAGCCCGGCCCCATGGACGGCCCCACCGCACACATCACCGGGCACAAGGGCCGAAAATCCGCACAGGGCCTCGCGCCGGCCATGACCGGACCGCGATCGACACACGTCCCCCGGTACGCCGTGGCGTTCGGTCTCATGCGACTCGGACTTCTCACCCCCGACACCGGACTGATCGGACAGGCCGAAGGCGACAACGCTTTCACCGCCGCAGACCTCGGCAGCGACACCGCATCCGCATACTGCGCGCGCGACGCGCACCGCATACCAGCCGAGAACACCGCACAGAACTTCTCCTTCAGCCCCGCCGCCAGCCTTCGCGTCGAGCAGACAGTCAAGGACTCGCCCTCCATCGCACCGCTACTGAGGCGGTCCCGGACCCCCGCGATGCTGATGATCGCCGAGTGCTCCTCCCAGGTCCGTCAGTGGGAGACCAGCATCCTTGCCCATGACCCCGCCATCCAGCGCACGCAGTACATGCCCGGAGTCGGACACCACATGTGGAACGGGCTGGATGACAACAACGACCGAGCCGCCGCCGTCATCACTGCGTTCCTTCAGGACAAGCCGGCCCCCCTGCCGAACTACCCGACCCGCGATGAGATCCTCACCTTCCTGCGCGAGCGCAAATGA
- a CDS encoding GNAT family protein, with amino-acid sequence MTTNDRYLAQGPRVGIRHFTAADRDEFTALARQSADLHRPWLFPPAEDAAYDAYLHRLQDPQRAGFLICELDGGRIAGYLTINNIVHGAFRCGAIGYGAFAHAAGRGLMSEGLRLVLRHAFGQMGLHRLEVNVQPANERSIALVKRAGFRLEGFSPDFLFVDGAWRDHERWAITAEMVAAGMAAGETV; translated from the coding sequence GTGACGACCAACGACCGCTACCTCGCACAGGGCCCGCGGGTGGGCATCCGGCACTTCACCGCCGCCGACCGGGACGAGTTCACCGCGCTGGCCCGGCAGAGCGCGGATCTGCACCGCCCCTGGCTCTTCCCGCCGGCCGAGGACGCCGCTTACGACGCCTATCTGCACCGGCTCCAGGACCCGCAGCGCGCGGGCTTCCTGATCTGCGAGCTCGACGGCGGCCGGATCGCCGGCTACCTCACGATCAACAACATCGTGCACGGCGCGTTCCGTTGCGGCGCGATCGGCTACGGCGCCTTCGCGCACGCCGCCGGGCGGGGGCTGATGAGCGAGGGCCTGCGGCTCGTCCTGCGCCATGCCTTCGGACAGATGGGGCTGCACCGGCTGGAGGTCAATGTCCAGCCGGCCAACGAGCGGTCGATCGCCCTGGTCAAGCGGGCCGGATTCCGGCTGGAGGGGTTCTCCCCGGACTTCCTCTTCGTCGACGGTGCCTGGCGCGACCACGAGCGCTGGGCGATCACCGCCGAGATGGTCGCCGCCGGGATGGCCGCCGGGGAAACCGTGTGA
- a CDS encoding glyoxalase superfamily protein, whose amino-acid sequence MDIVFHRSVPVFRIFDVVKAHEFYVDYLGCTVDWEHRFEPGMPLYTQVSRGDLVLHLSEHHGDATPGSTLYTELGGVRALHAELAGKDYPYLRPGLEQDETGTSLTLTDPFGNRLRFNEPGDGTSRDSTPSGTCG is encoded by the coding sequence ATGGACATCGTCTTCCACCGCAGCGTGCCGGTTTTCCGGATCTTCGACGTGGTCAAGGCCCACGAGTTCTACGTCGATTACCTCGGCTGCACGGTCGACTGGGAGCACCGCTTCGAACCCGGTATGCCGCTCTACACCCAGGTCTCGCGCGGCGACCTCGTGCTGCACCTGTCGGAGCACCACGGCGATGCGACGCCCGGCTCCACGCTCTACACGGAGCTCGGCGGGGTGCGCGCGCTCCACGCCGAACTGGCCGGCAAGGACTATCCGTACCTGCGCCCCGGTCTGGAACAGGACGAGACGGGAACCTCGCTCACCCTGACCGACCCCTTCGGGAACCGGCTGCGCTTCAACGAGCCGGGCGACGGGACGTCCCGGGACAGCACGCCTAGCGGGACTTGCGGTTGA